The Flavobacteriales bacterium genome contains the following window.
TAATGTTGAGATAGAGCCCGATGGTTATCTTATCGTATGGTTAGACAAAGACGAAGGAGCAACGAGCGGTTTACACACTAGTTTTCAGACTGTGAGGAATTATTTCTATCAACTGCCAATAACTATATCATTGACGCATTATTCTATAATTCTTTGCCTTCAGACTTGGGTTATGCTAGAGTGCCAAATGGCAAAGGGGCATTTATAGTTCAAAACCATACGTTTAATGCTAATAACGGAGAAGAAACATCAATTGTAGAAAATCCAAATAGTCAATTACACGTTTTTCCAAATCCTGCTAATGATAATTTGACCATTCAAATTCCGTTTGCACAAAATATAAAAGCCTATGACCTTCTTGGAAAAGAATACTTAAACCTAAGTCAAATACGAACAAGTGTAAACGTTAAGACTACATCTTGGCCTAAAGGGGTTTATATTCTTACAGTTGATAACGAATCACGAAAAATAATTATACAATAAGATGAAAAAATTACTATTACTAACCTTAATGTTGAATTTACTTTTGGCTTGTCAAAAAGAGGCTGGAGAAGGAGGAACATCTACCATTAAAGGAAAAGTTATAACCTATGAGCTTAATCATTTTGATGTGCCTGGATCCAATCAAAGTGTGGACACTTTAGGCTACTATTCTCAAGCCGACGAAGAGGTGTATATTATTTATGGAGACGAAGACAATCTTTATGATGATAGTTATGAAACTTCTTTTGATGGTTCGTTTAGATTCGAAAACTTAAGAAAAGGAAAATATACGGTATTTATGTATTCCGAATGTGAGTCTGACACCAATGGTCTGGCTGTTATTAGTCAAACCAACCCTGTTTATGCTCAAGAACTAGCCAGTACTATTTGGAAAAGTGATTGTATTGACGGTGAAATTGCGATTAAAGTGAATATTGAAATTACAGAAAATAACCTAGAGTATAATTTAGGCGATATAACAAGATTTAAGATTGAAAGCAATCAATAACATATTATCTTCTTTCGAATCCATATCACTT
Protein-coding sequences here:
- a CDS encoding T9SS type A sorting domain-containing protein, producing the protein MPSDLGYARVPNGKGAFIVQNHTFNANNGEETSIVENPNSQLHVFPNPANDNLTIQIPFAQNIKAYDLLGKEYLNLSQIRTSVNVKTTSWPKGVYILTVDNESRKIIIQ